The following nucleotide sequence is from Tolumonas lignilytica.
TAACTGGTAATGGGGAATACGCTGCGGAACGCAGCCTCAAGCCCGTATGCCCCTTCTGGGTCGGCATCAAGGAATTGTTTGAAGGAGTCCAGCTGAATGGACAAGAGATAAGGCGTTTCCAGTACCTGATCACGCTTACCGAAGTCCTTACGAATGCGTTTTTTTTCGGTATAAGAGTTAACCATAGGGTTCCTCAGCTCGCTGATAAGTGACCCAAGCTGCTCTGGCCAGAGCAGTTCTGTAATACATTGCTACAATCGTACATTTCGTACTCAATTATAAGCCCAGGTGAGCAATGTGAAATCCTGTGGCTTACAGCGCAAAAGGGCCGGTGAATTTTCTTCACCAGCCCTAGCCTGTTTTATCAGGCCGCTAACCTACTGTTTAGTAGATTATTTGATCTCAACAGAAGCACCTGCAGCTTCCAGCTCTTTCTTCAGAGCTTCAGCTTCATCTTTAGAGATGGCTTCTTTAACTGGAGTTGGAGCAGCTTCTACCAGGTCTTTAGCTTCTTTCAGACCCAGAGAGGTAGCAGCACGAACTGCTTTGATTACTGCTACTTTGTTAGCACCAGCTGCAGTCAGAATTACGTCGAATTCAGTTTTTTCTTCTACAGCTTCAGCAGCAGCAGGAGCAGCAGCTACAGCAGCAGCAGCAGAAACACCGAACTTCTCTTCCATAGCGGTGATCAGTTCTACAACTTCCATTACGGACATAGAAGCAACTGCTTCGATGATTTGATCTTTAGTGATAGACATGAGAAAAAATTCCTGTCGTTGAAGTATTAAAAATAAAAATAATCTGTTCTGTTACAAGAATTAAGCCGCTTCGGCTTCTTTCTTGTCGCGCAGAGCTGCCAGAGTACGAACCAGCTTGCCAGCTGAAGCTTCTTTCATAGTCGCCATCAGTTTCGCAATTGCTTCTTCGTAAGTCGGCAGAGTTGCCAGACGATCAATTTGAGCTGCAGGGATGAATTCACCCTGGAACGCACCACCCTTGATAGAGAACTTATCGTTCCCTTTTGCAAACTCTTTGAACAGACGAGCAGCTGCGCCCGGATGTTCATTAGAGAACGCGATCAGGGTTGGACCAACAAATACGTCTTTCATGCATTCGAAGTCGGAACCTTCCACTGCACGAGTCAGCAGAGTGTTACGAACAACACGCATGTAAACGCCTGCTTCGCGAGCAGACTGACGCAGAGCGGTCATCTTGGCTACGGTTACGCCGCGTGAATCGGCAGCAACAGCAGACAGTGCGCCTTTGGCAGCTTCGCTGACTTCAGCGACAATCGCTTTTTTGTCTTCGAGTCCTAACGCCATTGGCTTACTCCTGGAATTAATCTGGGCGAACCCAGAACTGTCAACACCTCTCTTTTCAGAGAGAACTCGGCGGCAGAGTCCAGAAGAAAGAAATCTTTCTCGCTGGGTTCCGGCACCGTCTACGCAGGTTAATTAAGGCTTACACCACCTGCGGTCTTGGACGGGAGTCGAGACCCCCAACCAAACTAAGGGGCAAGATTATAGACTATAATCTTGCCCCTAGTAAATGCTTTATGCAGCGTTGGCGTCCAGAGAAGCCTGATCAACAGCCATACCTGCACCCATAGTGGTAGACAGGCTAACTTTCTTGATGAATTGGCCTTTAGAAGTTGATGGTTTGCCTTTTTTCAGCGCAACCAGCAATGCTTCCAAGTTCTCTTTCAGTTGAGCTTCAGAGAAGTCAACTTTGCCGATGGTAGAATGGATAATACCATTCTTGTCGTTACGGTAGCGAACCTGACCTGCTTTAGCATTTTTAACTGCTTCAGCAACGTTAGGTGTTACAGTACCAACTTTAGGGTTTGGCATCAGACCACGTGGGCCCAGGATTTGACCCAGCTGACCTACAACGCGCATTGCATCTGGAGAAGCAATAACTACGTCGAAGTTCATTTCGCCACGTTTAACCTGTTCAGCCAGATCGTCCATACCTACCAGGTCAGCGCCAGCTGCAGTTGCAGCTTCAGCGTTAGCGCCCTGAGTAAATACAGCTACGCGAACAGTACGACCAGTACCATGTGGCAACACAGTTGCACCACGGACGTTTTGGTCAGATTTACGAGCGTCGATACCCAGATTAACTGCTACGTCAACGCTTTCAACGAACTTAGCAGTAGCCAGTTCTTTCAGTAAGGCAACAGCTTCGGTGATGTTGTACTCTTTGGTACCATCAACCTTTTCACGAATTACGCGCATGCGTTTAGTCAGTTTAGCCATTGTCTTATTCCTCCACTACCAGACCCATTGAACGGGCAGAGCCAGCGATGCAGCGGGCTTTCGCTTCCAGATCAGCACCAGTCATATCTGGTTCTTTAGTCTTAGCGATTTCCAGCAGTTGAGCATGAGTCACTTTACCCACTTTGTCTTTGTGTGGTTTAGAAGAACCAGACGTGATACCAGCCGCTTTTTTCAGCAGGAAAGAAGCGGGTGGAGTCTTAGTTTCGAAAGTGAAAGAACGGTCACTGTATACAGTGATTACAACTGGAGTAGGCGCGCCTTTTTCCAGTTTTTCTGTACGTGCGTTGAACGCTTTACAGAATTCCATGATGTTAACACCGTGCTGACCCAGTGCCGGACCTACTGGTGGGCTAGGGTTCGCGCTGCCGGCTTTAACTTGCAGCTTGATATAGGCTGAAACTTTCTTTGCCATTTTAAAATTACCTCAAATGTGGGTTCTAGCGCC
It contains:
- the rplL gene encoding 50S ribosomal protein L7/L12, with product MSITKDQIIEAVASMSVMEVVELITAMEEKFGVSAAAAVAAAPAAAEAVEEKTEFDVILTAAGANKVAVIKAVRAATSLGLKEAKDLVEAAPTPVKEAISKDEAEALKKELEAAGASVEIK
- the rplJ gene encoding 50S ribosomal protein L10, whose product is MALGLEDKKAIVAEVSEAAKGALSAVAADSRGVTVAKMTALRQSAREAGVYMRVVRNTLLTRAVEGSDFECMKDVFVGPTLIAFSNEHPGAAARLFKEFAKGNDKFSIKGGAFQGEFIPAAQIDRLATLPTYEEAIAKLMATMKEASAGKLVRTLAALRDKKEAEAA
- the rplA gene encoding 50S ribosomal protein L1, with translation MAKLTKRMRVIREKVDGTKEYNITEAVALLKELATAKFVESVDVAVNLGIDARKSDQNVRGATVLPHGTGRTVRVAVFTQGANAEAATAAGADLVGMDDLAEQVKRGEMNFDVVIASPDAMRVVGQLGQILGPRGLMPNPKVGTVTPNVAEAVKNAKAGQVRYRNDKNGIIHSTIGKVDFSEAQLKENLEALLVALKKGKPSTSKGQFIKKVSLSTTMGAGMAVDQASLDANAA
- the rplK gene encoding 50S ribosomal protein L11; this translates as MAKKVSAYIKLQVKAGSANPSPPVGPALGQHGVNIMEFCKAFNARTEKLEKGAPTPVVITVYSDRSFTFETKTPPASFLLKKAAGITSGSSKPHKDKVGKVTHAQLLEIAKTKEPDMTGADLEAKARCIAGSARSMGLVVEE